From one Suricata suricatta isolate VVHF042 chromosome 8, meerkat_22Aug2017_6uvM2_HiC, whole genome shotgun sequence genomic stretch:
- the ZNF597 gene encoding LOW QUALITY PROTEIN: zinc finger protein 597 (The sequence of the model RefSeq protein was modified relative to this genomic sequence to represent the inferred CDS: deleted 1 base in 1 codon; substituted 2 bases at 2 genomic stop codons), producing the protein MLFQGPMVFEDLAVFFSQEECVSLHSAQRSLSRDSTQECFKDMALIGAXGKTEITQQVNLDSTGPEDLAPENSSIAVALLCSPDNGGGDPERKVPGGTPACKKRLVSLSVTIENHTPLTELSQCLGTTALSEVLEFPGEEARNLFKCPECDQSFSDNSCLVLHRRAHSGEKKYKCGGCGKIFNHRANLRTHRGVHAGEKPCRXAECGGSFRQHAHLTRQVNIHVKEKPHMCRICGRGFMGLPGLSQHQKARTAQKAYECTDCCKYFGQKTNLALHEGTHMAATQYRCAPCVKCFGRPSHLVLPKQDHEDDSEDDSEHCDDCRENWRLFSKFKPLKCPECTMTFLRISELIYHQSIHRGEKPHKCKTCAETFILDSELACHQKSHTGEEPFKCATCGKSFRLDRHLVIHQQTHKKTTM; encoded by the exons ATGTTGTTTCAGGGACCAATGGTGTTTGAGGATCtggctgtg tttttttctcaagagGAGTGTGTGAGTCTGCACTCTGCCCAGAGGTCCCTCAGCAGAGACAGTACCCAGGAGTGTTTCAAGGATATGGCCTTGATAG GAGCGTAAGGCAAGACCGAGATCACTCAGCAGGTAAATCTAGACTCTACAGGACCTGAAGATCTTGCCCCAGAAAACTCCTCCATTGCTGTGGCCCTTCTCTGTTCCCCTGACAATGGAGGTGGAGACCCTGAAAGGAAAGTACCAGGTGGAACTCCCGCTTGCAAGAAAAGGCTCGTAAGCCTGTCAGTTACCATCGAAAACCACACCCCATTAACAGAACTATCTCAGTGTTTGGGAACTACAGCACTTTCTGAAGTTCTTGAATTTCCTGGGGAAGAAGCCAGAAATTTGTTTAAGTGTCCTGAATGTGACCAAAGCTTCAGTGATAATTCATGCCTTGTTTTGCATCGAAGAGCTCATTCAGGAGAGAAAAAGTACAAATGTGGTGGCTGTGGGAAGATTTTCAATCACAGAGCCAACCTGAGGACACACAGGGGAGTCCACGCTGGCGAGAAGCCTTGTAGGTGAGCTGAGTGCGGCGGCAGCTTCCGCCAGCACGCACATCTGACTCGGCAGGTGAATATCCATGTAAAGGAGAAACCCCACATGTGTCGCATCTGTGGGAGAGGTTTTATGGGGCTCCCAGGATTGTCACAGCATCAGAAAGCCCGCACTGCCCAAAAAGCCTATGAATGTACCGACTGTTGTAAATATTTtggacagaaaacaaatcttGCTTTGCACGAGGGAACGCATATGGCGGCCACCCAGTATCGGTGTGCTCCGTGTGTAAAGTGCTTTGGGCGGCCCTCACACCTTGTCCTCCCCAAGCAGGACCACGAGGACGACTCTGAGGACGACTCTGAACACTGTGATGACTGCAGGGAAAATTGGCGTTTGTTCTCAAAATTCAAACCCTTAAAATGTCCCGAGTGCACAATGACCTTCCTCCGCATCTCGGAGCTTATTTACCATCAGAGCATTCACAGAGGGGAAAAGCCCcataaatgtaaaacatgtgCAGAGACCTTTATTTTGGATTCAGAGCTTGCATGCCACCAGAAGAGCCACACAGGAGAGGAACCTTTTAAATGTGCCACGTGTGGGAAAAGTTTCAGGTTGGACAGACATCTTGTTATTCATCAGCAAACCCACAAGAAAACCACCATGTAA